In the Marinomonas algicola genome, one interval contains:
- the rsxG gene encoding electron transport complex subunit RsxG produces the protein MDIIASIRRNSLGLGIFAVVTAGFIAVTQQFTKATIEKNIIEAQLAAFSEILPSDRYNNELYTDVITLNDSLLGSSEPHHAYLARMNNEVTAIIFETTAPGGYNGNLELLVAIDKNSIVTGTRIISHKETPGLGDKVDVKKSPWVHSFVGTFLGEDQDKKWQVKKDGGEFDQFTGATITPRAVVRSIKNTLIYFEQNKDSLLKR, from the coding sequence ATGGATATTATTGCTTCTATTCGTCGTAACAGTCTTGGGTTAGGTATTTTTGCTGTCGTCACGGCTGGTTTTATTGCGGTGACGCAGCAATTCACTAAAGCCACCATCGAAAAAAACATCATTGAAGCGCAGCTGGCCGCCTTTAGTGAAATTTTACCATCCGACCGCTACAATAATGAGCTATACACCGATGTTATTACCTTAAACGATTCGTTACTGGGCTCAAGCGAGCCGCATCACGCCTACCTCGCCCGAATGAACAACGAGGTAACGGCCATTATTTTTGAAACAACGGCGCCTGGGGGTTACAACGGCAATTTAGAGCTTTTGGTCGCTATCGATAAAAACAGTATTGTTACAGGTACTCGTATTATCAGCCATAAAGAAACACCGGGATTGGGTGATAAAGTAGATGTAAAAAAATCCCCTTGGGTTCACAGTTTTGTTGGCACCTTTCTAGGGGAAGATCAGGATAAAAAATGGCAAGTTAAAAAAGATGGTGGTGAGTTTGATCAATTCACCGGCGCAACGATCACCCCCCGTGCTGTCGTTCGATCGATAAAAAATACGCTCATCTATTTTGAACAAAATAAAGACAGCTTATTAAAACGTTAA
- the rsxC gene encoding electron transport complex subunit RsxC: MLPTAPIFDFHGGIHPEQNKTQSLTLPLGRPKLPKELVLPLGQHIGQASRPLVSVGDSVLKGQTIAINNGFLSSFLHAPTSGKIIAIEDRAIAHPSGLSDLCIILQPDNVERWCDLRPMPLWQESTKTDVLTYLAEMGIVGMGGAGFPTQVKLQGAQKNNLEYLIINAAECEPYITADDMLMREKTAQLVQGIQILQFLAEANEVLIGIEDNKPQAIEQLQNEIRARHLENQIKLAIVPTKYPSGGEKQLIQLLTDREVPSGKHPIDIGIICQNVGTCVAIYDAVVLGQPLISRITTLTGDAFSQPQNVEVLLGTPIDHLLEYADCDDATLQRLIMGGPMMGFTLENPSVPVVKTTNCILAATAKELPQPEPEQACIRCGMCEQVCPASLLPQQLLWFTKSQEFEKAEHYNLFDCIECGACSYVCPSSIPLVQYYRHGKSEIRDAREANIKSDHAKLRFEARKARQEAEAAEKEAKRLARAKPAPKKDTDKKVAPATQTETAKPSANDASKKLKVDIAIAKAKLKKLEKTLTTAQEEERTESITQLQLEVNEQKNTLSQLENELSTLAPAPAKAPKITNSEEAAVKQLKIDAAIAKAAVKKIEKAIKRAQDINAPELDELNKQLQTATLRATDLEHSLATATTALEQARSAQDTSEKTSSANNASTTADDTQLASKKLKIDVAIANAAVKKAKKNIEAMKAEGLDEASIDASGLPQKLTESEAKLADLQSQLAQLAESSGNKETAPKEGTTNPLTEQIKKQKIAVALAKAQLSKLKKKLEKEPENAAEIHIAISEKQAAQTAAETELAQLLNTQEKN, from the coding sequence ATGCTACCTACCGCACCTATTTTTGACTTTCATGGTGGTATTCACCCTGAACAAAATAAAACCCAGTCACTGACCTTACCTTTAGGAAGGCCAAAACTGCCTAAAGAGCTTGTTTTGCCTCTAGGACAACATATTGGTCAAGCATCTAGGCCGCTTGTCAGTGTTGGCGATAGTGTCTTAAAAGGTCAAACAATCGCCATCAACAATGGCTTTTTGAGCAGTTTTTTGCATGCGCCAACCTCAGGTAAAATCATCGCGATTGAAGACAGAGCCATTGCACACCCATCCGGTTTAAGTGACCTTTGCATCATACTTCAACCAGACAATGTGGAAAGATGGTGTGACCTTAGACCCATGCCACTTTGGCAGGAGTCCACCAAAACAGATGTGCTTACCTACCTGGCTGAAATGGGGATTGTCGGCATGGGTGGCGCGGGTTTCCCAACTCAGGTCAAATTACAAGGCGCACAAAAAAACAACCTTGAGTATTTAATTATCAATGCAGCGGAATGTGAACCTTATATTACGGCTGACGATATGCTAATGCGCGAGAAAACCGCACAACTCGTACAAGGCATCCAAATTCTGCAATTTCTAGCGGAAGCCAACGAAGTACTCATTGGTATTGAAGACAACAAACCACAAGCAATTGAGCAACTACAGAATGAAATTCGCGCTCGTCACCTTGAAAATCAAATTAAGTTAGCCATTGTCCCAACCAAATACCCTTCTGGCGGTGAAAAACAACTGATCCAATTACTTACAGACAGAGAGGTACCAAGTGGTAAACACCCTATTGATATTGGCATTATTTGTCAAAATGTCGGTACCTGTGTCGCGATATACGATGCGGTTGTGCTTGGTCAACCACTGATTTCACGTATCACCACACTCACTGGCGATGCCTTCTCTCAACCTCAAAATGTTGAGGTTCTTTTGGGCACCCCGATTGATCACTTATTAGAATACGCCGACTGTGATGACGCCACATTACAGCGCTTAATTATGGGTGGCCCAATGATGGGCTTTACCTTAGAGAACCCATCGGTTCCTGTGGTAAAAACCACCAACTGTATTTTAGCGGCCACAGCAAAAGAATTGCCTCAACCAGAGCCAGAGCAAGCTTGTATTCGTTGTGGAATGTGTGAACAGGTTTGTCCTGCAAGCCTATTACCACAACAGTTATTGTGGTTTACCAAGAGCCAAGAATTTGAAAAGGCAGAGCATTACAATCTGTTTGATTGCATCGAATGCGGAGCTTGCTCCTATGTCTGTCCGAGCAGCATTCCATTAGTACAATATTACCGTCACGGCAAAAGTGAGATCCGTGACGCTCGTGAAGCGAACATAAAATCCGATCATGCAAAACTGCGCTTTGAAGCACGTAAAGCGCGTCAAGAAGCCGAAGCAGCGGAAAAAGAAGCCAAACGCCTTGCTCGTGCCAAGCCCGCACCGAAAAAAGACACCGATAAAAAAGTGGCACCCGCCACACAAACAGAAACGGCGAAACCATCGGCGAATGATGCCAGTAAGAAACTCAAAGTAGACATTGCCATTGCAAAAGCAAAATTGAAAAAATTAGAAAAAACACTAACAACGGCTCAAGAAGAAGAAAGAACCGAGTCCATCACTCAACTTCAACTTGAGGTGAATGAACAAAAGAATACGCTCAGCCAATTAGAAAATGAGTTAAGTACTCTGGCACCAGCTCCGGCCAAAGCGCCAAAAATCACCAATTCTGAAGAAGCGGCCGTGAAGCAATTAAAAATTGATGCCGCCATTGCGAAAGCCGCCGTGAAGAAAATTGAAAAAGCCATTAAACGAGCACAGGACATTAATGCACCCGAGCTTGATGAGCTTAATAAACAACTTCAGACAGCGACTTTACGTGCCACCGATCTGGAGCACTCTTTAGCGACAGCAACAACCGCACTGGAACAAGCTCGCTCGGCTCAAGATACTTCCGAAAAGACGTCCTCGGCAAACAACGCATCAACAACAGCTGACGATACTCAATTGGCAAGCAAAAAACTTAAAATCGATGTCGCTATCGCTAATGCGGCGGTTAAAAAAGCCAAGAAAAATATCGAAGCGATGAAAGCCGAAGGCTTAGATGAGGCGAGCATCGATGCATCAGGGTTGCCACAAAAACTGACAGAAAGTGAGGCCAAACTTGCTGATCTTCAATCACAACTCGCTCAACTTGCAGAGTCATCAGGAAACAAAGAAACGGCGCCTAAAGAGGGCACAACAAACCCTCTTACAGAGCAGATCAAAAAACAAAAGATTGCCGTTGCGTTAGCAAAAGCTCAACTCAGTAAACTTAAGAAAAAATTAGAGAAAGAGCCAGAGAACGCCGCAGAGATACACATTGCCATCAGTGAGAAGCAAGCCGCTCAAACCGCCGCTGAAACCGAACTGGCTCAACTCCTCAACACGCAAGAGAAAAACTAA
- the rsxD gene encoding electron transport complex subunit RsxD, translated as MALLRITSPHSQRAGRKTSWVMLMVIAATLPGFVVQTALFGWGTLLNIVIAIIAALVSEALILKMRQRAINFFLKDYSAVLTAVLLGLALPPSVPWWLTVTASSFAIVFAKQVYGGLGNNPFNPAMVGYAIVLVSFPVPMTQWLGSADIVTAQATLPFVDSFAAIFAGVPVIDSYTMATPLDAFKHKEGLMSSEAFASVEGLSTSNLSNWFYVNMAYLVGGLALLYFRIITWHTPVALLGALAVMASLFYIVDVSNAATPYFHLTTGAAMFGAFFIATDPVSSCTSNRGKLFYGCGIGILIFIIRTWGGYPDAVAFAVLLMNFAAPFIDYYSQPRSYGHKKAKKGLKIGDSK; from the coding sequence ATGGCACTTTTAAGGATTACCTCTCCTCATTCTCAAAGAGCAGGCCGTAAAACCTCGTGGGTCATGCTCATGGTTATTGCGGCGACTTTACCAGGATTCGTCGTACAGACCGCCCTTTTTGGTTGGGGGACCTTACTGAATATAGTCATTGCCATTATCGCGGCACTGGTCAGTGAAGCCCTCATTTTAAAAATGCGCCAACGCGCCATTAACTTCTTTTTAAAAGATTACAGTGCCGTCCTGACAGCCGTTCTGCTCGGCTTGGCTTTACCTCCTAGTGTGCCTTGGTGGTTAACAGTAACAGCCAGTTCCTTCGCCATTGTATTTGCTAAACAGGTTTATGGAGGCTTAGGCAACAACCCATTTAACCCAGCGATGGTGGGGTATGCGATTGTCTTAGTTTCTTTCCCCGTGCCAATGACACAATGGCTAGGTTCAGCCGACATCGTCACCGCTCAAGCGACCTTACCTTTTGTTGATTCATTCGCCGCCATTTTTGCTGGCGTACCCGTGATAGACAGTTACACCATGGCCACGCCTTTGGATGCATTTAAACATAAAGAAGGGTTAATGAGTTCTGAAGCCTTTGCCAGTGTCGAAGGCTTAAGCACATCCAACCTATCTAACTGGTTCTATGTCAATATGGCGTACCTTGTGGGTGGTCTTGCTTTACTGTATTTTCGAATCATCACATGGCACACCCCTGTCGCCCTTTTAGGTGCATTGGCGGTAATGGCCTCGTTGTTTTATATTGTTGATGTCAGTAACGCCGCCACCCCCTATTTCCACCTTACAACGGGCGCCGCCATGTTTGGTGCCTTTTTTATTGCCACTGACCCTGTATCTTCTTGCACCAGTAATAGAGGCAAACTTTTCTATGGGTGTGGTATCGGCATTTTAATTTTCATTATTAGGACGTGGGGGGGGTATCCAGATGCCGTCGCATTCGCCGTCTTATTAATGAACTTTGCGGCTCCGTTTATCGATTATTACAGCCAGCCACGCTCTTATGGCCATAAAAAAGCCAAAAAAGGCCTTAAAATCGGAGACTCAAAATAA
- the rsxA gene encoding electron transport complex subunit RsxA, with protein MTDYLLILVSTILVNNFVLVQFLGLCPFMGVSSKLETSIGMAMATTFVLTLSSLCSYLTFEYILRPFGLEYLKTISFILVIAVVVQFTEMVVRKTSPLLYRVLGIFLPLITTNCAVLGVALQNTSKQHGFVDSLLYGFGAAVGFAFVLILFSAMRERINVADVPMAFRGSAIGMVTAGLMALAFMGFTGLVQI; from the coding sequence ATGACTGACTATCTCTTAATTTTGGTCAGTACAATATTGGTAAACAATTTTGTATTGGTGCAATTTTTAGGCCTTTGCCCTTTTATGGGTGTTTCTAGTAAATTAGAAACCTCTATCGGTATGGCTATGGCGACAACATTCGTTTTAACCTTGTCGAGCTTATGCAGTTATTTGACCTTCGAATATATTTTGCGTCCATTTGGTCTGGAGTACTTGAAAACCATTTCATTTATTCTTGTGATTGCCGTTGTTGTGCAATTTACTGAAATGGTCGTCCGCAAAACCAGCCCCTTACTTTATCGAGTTTTGGGGATTTTCTTGCCTTTAATCACCACTAACTGCGCGGTATTAGGGGTTGCTTTACAAAACACCAGTAAACAACACGGTTTTGTTGATTCCCTTCTTTATGGGTTTGGGGCCGCCGTGGGGTTTGCCTTCGTATTAATTTTATTTTCAGCCATGCGTGAGCGAATTAATGTGGCTGATGTGCCAATGGCCTTTCGTGGTTCGGCCATTGGCATGGTCACCGCAGGTTTAATGGCCCTAGCCTTTATGGGCTTTACTGGTTTAGTGCAGATATAG
- the rsxB gene encoding electron transport complex subunit RsxB has product MTTILIAVGILLVLSLIFGAILGFANVRFHVEGDPIVDEIDAILPQTQCGQCGHPGCRPYAEAIANGEAINHCPPGGQATIQALADLLDVEAIPLDGDHGEETATRVAVIREEECIGCTKCIQACPVDAILGAAKQMHTVIADECTGCDLCIDPCPVDCIDMVEVGVTTKTWSWDKPIGPMSRPGSLIATDRQPSTEASH; this is encoded by the coding sequence ATGACAACCATACTTATTGCTGTAGGCATTCTGTTAGTTCTTTCGCTTATCTTTGGCGCCATTCTGGGTTTTGCCAACGTGCGTTTCCACGTTGAAGGCGACCCAATTGTCGATGAAATAGACGCTATCCTGCCACAAACACAGTGTGGTCAATGTGGTCACCCGGGGTGCCGTCCTTATGCCGAAGCCATTGCTAATGGTGAAGCGATTAACCACTGTCCTCCCGGAGGTCAAGCCACGATTCAGGCGCTGGCCGACCTACTTGACGTGGAAGCCATTCCCCTCGATGGAGACCACGGAGAAGAGACAGCCACTCGAGTTGCCGTGATTCGTGAAGAAGAATGCATTGGCTGTACTAAGTGCATCCAAGCGTGTCCTGTTGATGCCATTTTAGGGGCCGCAAAACAAATGCACACCGTTATTGCTGACGAATGTACCGGGTGTGATTTATGCATTGATCCATGCCCTGTCGATTGTATTGATATGGTGGAAGTGGGTGTCACCACAAAAACCTGGTCTTGGGACAAGCCGATCGGACCAATGTCACGCCCTGGAAGTTTAATCGCTACTGACCGTCAACCTTCAACGGAGGCCAGTCACTAA
- the dcd gene encoding dCTP deaminase has product MRLCDRDIIAALDEGVITIDPRPDNNAISGVSVDLTLGNSFRVFQGHPAPYLDLSGPKEALNKTIESVMGDEIVLPDGEPFFIHPGELVLGVTKESITVPEHLVGWLDGRSSLARLGLMVHVTAHRIDPGWSGGIVLEFLNGGKLPLAVRPGMTIGAINFETMTGAADRPYNKRDNAKYRDQSSAVGSRISNDEKLL; this is encoded by the coding sequence ATGCGTTTGTGTGACCGAGATATTATAGCCGCCCTTGATGAGGGCGTTATCACCATTGACCCAAGGCCAGATAACAATGCCATCAGTGGGGTATCCGTTGACCTAACATTAGGCAACTCGTTTCGGGTCTTTCAAGGGCATCCTGCACCTTACTTGGATCTAAGTGGTCCAAAAGAAGCGCTTAATAAAACCATAGAATCGGTGATGGGAGACGAAATCGTTCTGCCTGATGGAGAACCTTTCTTTATTCATCCTGGTGAATTGGTTTTGGGCGTTACGAAAGAATCCATTACGGTTCCCGAGCACCTTGTTGGCTGGCTAGATGGCCGCTCTTCTTTGGCGCGTTTGGGGCTTATGGTACACGTAACGGCGCATCGAATCGACCCGGGTTGGAGCGGTGGAATCGTATTAGAGTTTTTAAACGGTGGTAAATTACCGCTTGCCGTTCGCCCTGGTATGACCATTGGCGCGATTAATTTTGAAACCATGACTGGCGCGGCGGATCGCCCCTACAACAAGCGTGACAATGCTAAATATCGTGACCAAAGTTCAGCCGTTGGTAGCCGTATCAGTAATGATGAAAAATTACTTTAA
- a CDS encoding electron transport complex subunit E, translating into MSDNNLVDDTIEASKTGTDYAEIVYNGIWKNNPALVQLLGLCPLLAVTSTVVNAIGLGLATLVVLVGSNMAVSLIRNYVADAVRLPAFVMIIASFTTCIELLMQAYTYELYQILGIFIPLIVTNCAILGRADAFASRNPILPSALDGFMMGLGFMAILVLLGGMRELVGQGTLFSDMSLLFGDMANHWKWVVFSDYHDVLFAILPPGAFIGLGLLIALKNYWDQKEKARIEAKKEKTAPGSKRVRVTGNVA; encoded by the coding sequence ATGAGTGATAACAACCTAGTTGATGACACAATAGAAGCAAGCAAAACAGGTACCGATTACGCTGAGATCGTCTATAACGGCATCTGGAAAAACAACCCAGCCTTGGTTCAATTATTGGGGCTCTGTCCATTACTGGCCGTAACCAGCACAGTAGTCAATGCCATTGGATTAGGGCTAGCCACTCTGGTGGTATTAGTCGGATCGAATATGGCGGTTTCATTAATACGCAATTACGTGGCCGATGCCGTCCGGCTACCTGCGTTTGTGATGATCATCGCCTCCTTCACAACCTGTATTGAGCTATTAATGCAGGCATACACCTATGAACTTTATCAGATTTTAGGCATTTTCATTCCTCTTATCGTAACCAACTGCGCCATCTTAGGACGTGCAGATGCTTTCGCCAGTCGTAATCCTATTCTACCTTCAGCCTTAGATGGATTTATGATGGGACTTGGGTTCATGGCCATTCTAGTGCTTCTGGGAGGAATGCGAGAATTGGTTGGCCAAGGGACGCTTTTCTCTGATATGTCATTATTATTTGGAGACATGGCTAACCATTGGAAATGGGTCGTTTTCTCAGATTACCACGATGTTCTGTTTGCTATTTTACCTCCCGGAGCCTTCATTGGTTTAGGGCTGTTAATTGCCTTAAAAAATTATTGGGATCAAAAAGAAAAAGCACGTATAGAAGCCAAAAAGGAAAAAACAGCTCCCGGCTCAAAGCGTGTTCGAGTGACAGGCAATGTGGCTTAA
- a CDS encoding LysR family transcriptional regulator, translated as MHKLPPRALEYLNAIARYKTLRKAAARLNVDPSAVSRLLSQLEEKLLLPVWDRTNNHNPITPAGNELLQYYRKMSASEQATLSRIDDLLNLRTGEVRIAVGEGILGDLISSSLQSFLEKHKGIQLSVEMAGAQDAVQLLQEEHIDFALTYASVNNPKLYCHLETSHPLELIVPPGHALTKQQAPVTFHSVAEYPFALLDKSTGMGRLVTLVEELNHLKLTPRLRTNSVAALKNFVMSGLGITFMPLLTVRDEIEQGKIVVIPIKSSILSQAKVQVLSIESRELTLAAQALLSHLSETMAFLAHK; from the coding sequence ATGCATAAACTCCCCCCTCGTGCATTGGAATACCTTAATGCTATTGCGCGTTATAAAACACTGAGGAAAGCCGCCGCTCGACTCAATGTTGATCCCTCCGCAGTCAGTCGTTTGTTGTCTCAATTAGAAGAAAAATTACTGTTGCCCGTTTGGGATCGAACGAATAACCATAATCCTATTACGCCTGCAGGTAATGAGTTACTTCAGTATTATCGAAAAATGTCGGCCAGTGAACAAGCCACGTTATCGAGAATCGATGATTTACTCAATTTGAGAACGGGTGAAGTGCGAATTGCGGTAGGTGAGGGGATTTTAGGTGATCTGATTTCATCTTCATTGCAGTCATTTTTGGAGAAGCATAAAGGGATTCAATTGTCAGTAGAAATGGCTGGAGCACAGGATGCGGTACAACTACTCCAAGAGGAGCACATTGATTTTGCGTTAACTTACGCTTCTGTTAATAACCCCAAACTCTATTGTCATCTCGAAACCAGTCACCCCCTTGAACTGATCGTGCCACCAGGGCATGCTTTAACCAAACAACAAGCGCCTGTGACTTTCCATTCTGTTGCAGAGTATCCTTTTGCTCTTCTTGATAAATCAACGGGTATGGGGCGCTTGGTGACACTGGTAGAAGAATTGAATCATTTAAAATTAACGCCTCGCCTTAGAACTAACTCGGTTGCCGCTTTGAAGAACTTTGTGATGTCAGGTCTTGGTATTACTTTTATGCCATTACTGACCGTACGTGACGAAATTGAGCAGGGGAAGATAGTCGTTATTCCTATTAAGAGCAGTATTCTTTCCCAAGCCAAAGTGCAAGTTTTGAGCATAGAAAGTAGAGAATTGACTTTGGCTGCTCAGGCTCTTTTGAGCCACCTGAGTGAAACGATGGCGTTCTTAGCTCACAAATAG
- the apbC gene encoding iron-sulfur cluster carrier protein ApbC — protein MLTDVQILSELKALVDENSQSPYGDVWQLSSHAESLTLTLSLPYVAQTETHSLINRIQATLSQLGDTRKVDLTIQSTIESYGTQGNLPGMTGVKNVIAVASGKGGVGKSTTTVNLALAMAQEGAKVGILDADIYGPSQGMMLGFDADTRPKVRDEKFFIPPVAHGVQVMSMAFLMTKDTPVAWRGPMVTGALMQLLTQTDWDDLDFLFVDMPPGTGDIQLTLSQKVPVAGSVIVTTPQDIALLDARRGIEMFRKVNIPVLGVVENMSTHICSNCGHHEAIFGDEGGEALAQEFDVNVLGKLPLSLAIRKQSDAGVPPVVSDEKGDVAAIYHSIARKLGATLANSNTSFEMPTIGMSDD, from the coding sequence ATGTTAACTGACGTGCAAATATTGTCTGAACTAAAGGCATTAGTGGATGAAAACTCACAGTCACCTTATGGCGATGTTTGGCAATTATCCAGTCACGCGGAGTCATTAACGCTTACGTTAAGCTTGCCTTACGTAGCTCAAACAGAAACACACAGTTTGATAAATCGAATCCAGGCGACATTAAGTCAGCTAGGCGATACTCGTAAAGTGGATTTAACGATTCAGAGTACAATTGAGTCCTACGGTACTCAAGGTAACTTACCGGGTATGACAGGCGTGAAAAATGTGATTGCCGTCGCGTCGGGTAAAGGGGGTGTTGGTAAATCTACTACAACGGTAAACCTTGCCTTAGCTATGGCCCAAGAAGGCGCAAAAGTGGGTATTTTAGACGCCGATATTTATGGCCCAAGCCAAGGCATGATGCTTGGTTTTGATGCGGATACACGACCTAAAGTACGTGATGAAAAGTTCTTCATTCCACCGGTTGCCCATGGGGTGCAAGTCATGTCGATGGCGTTTCTTATGACCAAAGATACGCCTGTTGCATGGCGCGGTCCAATGGTAACGGGCGCATTAATGCAGCTACTTACGCAAACGGATTGGGATGATCTTGATTTTTTGTTTGTCGATATGCCACCGGGTACGGGTGACATCCAGCTTACTTTATCGCAAAAAGTACCTGTCGCGGGTTCGGTTATCGTCACAACGCCACAAGACATTGCGTTATTGGACGCCCGCCGTGGTATTGAAATGTTTCGCAAAGTGAACATTCCTGTCTTAGGTGTGGTTGAAAATATGTCGACCCATATTTGTTCAAATTGCGGTCATCATGAAGCCATTTTTGGTGACGAAGGTGGAGAGGCCTTAGCACAGGAGTTTGATGTGAACGTATTGGGTAAATTACCGTTAAGTTTGGCGATACGTAAACAAAGTGATGCTGGCGTGCCGCCAGTTGTCAGCGATGAAAAAGGTGATGTTGCCGCCATTTATCATTCGATTGCACGCAAGCTTGGTGCTACTCTTGCCAATTCAAATACTTCTTTTGAAATGCCAACCATTGGCATGAGTGATGATTAA
- the metG gene encoding methionine--tRNA ligase, with protein sequence MAHTQRKILVTSALPYANGPIHLGHMLEHIQTDIWVRFQKLRGHLCTAVCADDAHGTAIMIKANNQGITSEELIDGVRKEHMADFNDFLIGYDNYHTTHSEENKELSSSIYMALRANDKISVRSIVQAYDPEKEMFLADRFIKGTCPKCKAEDQYGDNCEVCSATYTPMEMIDPRSVYSGATPVEKESEHYFFKLPDFQEFLAKWTRSGTLQDQVANKLAEWLDSGLQEWDISRDAPYFGFEIPDAPGKYFYVWLDAPIGYMASFKNLCDRTEGLEFDDYWGKDSEAELYHFIGKDIINFHALFWPAMLHSAGYRTPTGVNAHGYVTVNGTKMSKSRGTFIMARTYLNHLDPQYIRYYFAAKLNNSIDDIDLNLEDFVQRVNSDVVGKIVNIASRTASFINKKFDNTLSADVVEMDMIQSFIDAGDVIAQFFEQREYGKAIREIMRLADIANTYIADQAPWVLAKNEDTLGKAQEVCTVALNLFSILMTYLKPVMPTLVTDAEAFLNKELTWDNRSELLFGTQVNKFSPLMGRIDAKQIEAMVEESKQAVADAAKEIAVAAEDKAEEETELSKEPINEEIDFDAFAKVDLRVALIAKAEHVPKANKLLKLTLDLGGETRTVFSGIKSAYKPEDLEGKLTVMVANLAPRKMKFGLSEGMVLAAGPGGEEIYLMEPHSGAKPGQRIM encoded by the coding sequence ATGGCACACACGCAACGCAAAATTTTAGTTACTAGCGCCCTTCCATATGCCAATGGTCCCATTCATTTAGGTCATATGCTAGAACATATTCAAACTGATATTTGGGTACGCTTTCAGAAACTAAGAGGCCACTTATGTACGGCGGTTTGTGCGGACGATGCTCACGGCACCGCGATTATGATCAAAGCCAATAATCAAGGCATTACCTCTGAAGAATTGATTGATGGTGTGCGTAAAGAACACATGGCGGATTTCAACGATTTCTTAATCGGTTACGATAACTACCACACGACCCATTCAGAAGAGAATAAAGAGCTGTCTTCTTCTATTTATATGGCCTTGCGCGCCAACGATAAAATTTCCGTTCGTTCTATTGTACAAGCCTACGACCCAGAAAAAGAAATGTTTCTAGCGGATCGTTTTATCAAGGGAACCTGCCCTAAATGCAAAGCTGAAGATCAGTACGGTGACAATTGTGAAGTCTGTTCAGCCACTTACACACCAATGGAAATGATTGATCCTCGCTCAGTGTATTCTGGTGCCACACCGGTTGAAAAAGAATCCGAGCATTATTTCTTTAAATTGCCTGACTTCCAAGAATTTTTGGCAAAATGGACTCGCAGCGGAACCTTACAAGATCAGGTGGCCAATAAACTGGCGGAATGGCTAGATTCCGGTTTACAGGAATGGGACATTAGCCGTGATGCACCCTACTTTGGCTTTGAAATACCCGATGCGCCAGGTAAGTATTTTTACGTTTGGCTAGACGCACCCATTGGCTACATGGCCAGCTTCAAGAACCTGTGTGATCGTACAGAAGGTTTGGAGTTTGATGACTATTGGGGCAAAGATTCAGAAGCCGAGCTGTATCACTTTATCGGTAAAGACATTATTAACTTCCATGCGTTATTCTGGCCAGCTATGTTGCACTCGGCGGGTTACCGTACTCCAACCGGCGTAAACGCCCATGGCTACGTGACGGTAAATGGCACTAAGATGTCAAAGTCTCGCGGTACTTTCATTATGGCGAGAACCTACTTAAACCATTTAGATCCTCAATATATCCGTTACTACTTTGCGGCAAAATTGAATAACAGTATTGATGATATCGACTTAAATTTAGAAGATTTTGTACAACGAGTTAACTCAGACGTTGTAGGTAAAATCGTTAACATCGCCAGCCGCACGGCGAGTTTCATTAACAAAAAATTCGACAACACGCTCTCGGCGGATGTTGTTGAAATGGACATGATACAAAGCTTTATCGATGCCGGTGACGTAATTGCGCAATTCTTTGAGCAAAGAGAATACGGTAAAGCCATTCGTGAAATTATGCGTCTTGCTGACATCGCTAATACTTATATTGCTGATCAGGCTCCTTGGGTATTGGCCAAGAACGAAGACACTCTTGGTAAAGCGCAAGAAGTCTGTACAGTGGCGTTAAATCTATTCAGTATTTTAATGACCTATCTAAAGCCCGTTATGCCGACGTTAGTGACAGACGCCGAAGCTTTCTTAAATAAGGAACTGACGTGGGACAACCGCAGTGAATTACTCTTTGGTACACAGGTGAATAAATTCTCCCCTCTGATGGGGCGTATCGATGCTAAGCAAATAGAAGCCATGGTTGAAGAATCAAAACAAGCCGTCGCCGACGCCGCAAAGGAAATCGCTGTCGCCGCAGAGGATAAAGCGGAAGAAGAGACCGAGTTATCAAAAGAGCCGATTAATGAAGAAATCGACTTTGATGCCTTTGCCAAAGTGGATTTACGCGTGGCGTTGATCGCAAAAGCAGAACACGTTCCAAAAGCCAATAAATTATTAAAATTAACACTGGATTTAGGTGGCGAAACACGCACTGTTTTTTCTGGCATTAAGTCCGCTTACAAACCGGAAGATCTAGAAGGCAAGTTGACCGTTATGGTGGCAAACTTAGCCCCACGTAAAATGAAATTTGGCTTATCTGAAGGCATGGTTTTAGCGGCGGGTCCTGGTGGTGAAGAAATTTACCTAATGGAGCCACATAGTGGTGCCAAGCCTGGGCAACGAATTATGTAG